The DNA sequence GGCCGCTTTGCCATCAACCGTTTCGTCTTCAGTGGTTATGGTTTCAATTGCCAAAGGAAACATCACGAGCGCCATTTTCAATGCCAGTATTTCCGGAGTGATTGGTATTGTGGTTACCCCACTCCTGATGGGTTTCTTTCTGGAAAAACAGGCCGAAGCATTTGATTTCGGAGGTGTGATGGCCGATTTATTCATGACGATTTTAATGCCGGTATTTGCCGGATTGTTATTGCATCGCTTCTGGGGAAGTTGGGCCATCCGAAACAAAAGATATCTGGGTTTGTTCGACAAATCAGTGATTCTTTCGGTGGTGTATCGTAGTTTCAGCGATTCGTTCCTGAATGGCATTTTCAAGAACATCAGTTGGTTCGACTTGATTGTACTCACAGCAAGTGTAATTGTATTATTCTTTGTGGTCCTAAATTTAACCCAGGCCTTGACGCGACTGATGAAGTTTAACCGCGAAGACAGTATCACAGTGATTTTTTGTGGTTCGAAGAAATCGCTCATGCACGGTTCGGTGATGGCCGGAGTCATTTTTGCAGGTAGCAGCGCCGGAAGTATTTTCCTGGTTCCAATCATGATTTATCACGCTTTTCAGCTTTTCTACATCAGCCTGATTGCCCAAAAATTAGGAAAAGATCATTCGTGACCGACTAAAATGAATAGATTCATCGCTTCTCGATGAATGACAGTCTCTTATCTTGGTTCATTTTCAGAGCGCAACGAAGTGAATCGAAGAATCTCATGTAATTGAATAAATTTTGTCTGTCAGCAATAATTTCCTCAATCTCCGTTTAACTTCAAAAAAATCCATTCGCCGATTTTAAACTTTTACTGACCGATCATTGATGCCCCATCTATTTGATGTGAATTACATTTACATCATCAAAATTACTCGTGATGGAAAAACATTGTGAACACAGACGGCATTCAGGATCATTTTGGGCATACGTGCTCATCATTGTTGGGATTTTATGGATTCTGAAAAAAAGTGGTTGGGATATTAATCTTCCGGGCTTGGGCGAATTTTTCTCCGGAATCGGACAGTTTTTCGGCAATTTATTCCATATGACTGCCTTTGCAACAGTTCCGGTACTCATTATTCTGTTCGGAATTTTACTGATTCTGGGGCGTAAGTTTTTGGGGGCACTCTTTCTCGTTTTGTTAGTCGTGATTCTAATTCCGCATTTTCTGATCATTCCCGGAATCCTGATGGTTATCTTTTTCCCGATTATTTTGATCATAATTGGAATAGTTGTACTTTCAAACCTATTCTGAAGTCTCTTTAAAATTGGGTTAACCGACTAGATTAGCTGTTTTACCGATCTTCGGATGATTCGAAACTGATAAAAATTACATTTGTAACAAAGAAAAAAGCAAATCATGGAACGTAGAAAAAGCGATAAACGGTTTTACTTTGGGGTCATACTGATTGTGGTGGGTGTTATCCTTATTCTCGAAAGATTGAATCTGATTCCAGAATCGATGGCTGACATGCTTATATCATGGCAAATGCTTTTGATTGGTGTCGGCGTCCTTTCAGTGATTGGCGGCAACCGCACTGCCGGCACCATATTGATTGTTATAGGGGCAACTTTCATGATTCCTGAATTAATAACAGTTCCTCATGAAATACGAAGAATATATTGGCCATTAATTCTAGTTGTCATTGGGATCTCCATATTAATGCGACAGCGCGACCACCAAAGGCTGCGCCAGGGAAATGACCCAATTATAAATATTCCTGATGATGATGATCCAAAATCATCCAAATCAACATATAATGCTGACTCTTTCAACACATTCGATGATTTCGTAATTTTTGGTGGCCGCGAAATTTTTGTCACATCGCAAGCTTTATCCGGAGGAAAAGCCACTTCTATTTTTGGTGGAATTGAATTCGATTTGAGAAAAGCCACTCTTCAACCCGGAGGTGCAATTATTGATTGTGTAAGTGTATTTGGCGGTTGCGGCTTCAAAATCCCGATGGATTGGAACGTTCGTAACGAAGTTACAACCATCTTCGGTGCATTTACCGATAAACGTGGCGAAACGTATAACGACAGATACTACGACCCTTCCAAA is a window from the Aquipluma nitroreducens genome containing:
- a CDS encoding bile acid:sodium symporter family protein gives rise to the protein MTKSLLSKWKKYLPDPFILGIISMIVLAWLIPGIGGENSFIKLKVLTQYGIALLFFFYGLRLSPEKLVNDLKNWRLHILIQSITFIVFPLLVLLFRPFLKGTDNEILWLAVFFLAALPSTVSSSVVMVSIAKGNITSAIFNASISGVIGIVVTPLLMGFFLEKQAEAFDFGGVMADLFMTILMPVFAGLLLHRFWGSWAIRNKRYLGLFDKSVILSVVYRSFSDSFLNGIFKNISWFDLIVLTASVIVLFFVVLNLTQALTRLMKFNREDSITVIFCGSKKSLMHGSVMAGVIFAGSSAGSIFLVPIMIYHAFQLFYISLIAQKLGKDHS
- a CDS encoding LiaF transmembrane domain-containing protein; translated protein: MERRKSDKRFYFGVILIVVGVILILERLNLIPESMADMLISWQMLLIGVGVLSVIGGNRTAGTILIVIGATFMIPELITVPHEIRRIYWPLILVVIGISILMRQRDHQRLRQGNDPIINIPDDDDPKSSKSTYNADSFNTFDDFVIFGGREIFVTSQALSGGKATSIFGGIEFDLRKATLQPGGAIIDCVSVFGGCGFKIPMDWNVRNEVTTIFGAFTDKRGETYNDRYYDPSKTLVIKGLSLFGGIEVKHF